One Phocoena phocoena chromosome 5, mPhoPho1.1, whole genome shotgun sequence genomic region harbors:
- the WFS1 gene encoding wolframin, giving the protein MASGACPPSPSGPRSPPLPRQPQARSRLNATTSVEQEKSGTPRAPGPQVGPGRDVRDTAASAVPQASHARSQERVDGTGPAKGDVDTPFEEVLEKAKAGDPKAQTEVGKRYLQLASDGDEEVNNCTAVDWLTLAAKQGRREAVKLLRRCLADRKGITSENEQEVRHLSSETDLERAVRKAALVMYWKLNPKKKKQVAVSELLENVGQVNEHDGGVQPGPVPKSLQKQRRVLERLVSSESKSYIALDDFVEITKKYAKGVIPADLFLQDDDDDELAGKSPEDLPLRLKVVRYPLHVIMELKEYLIDVASRAGLHWLSTLVPTHHINALVFFFIVSNLTIDFFAFFVPLVVFYLSFISMVICTLKVFQDSKAWESFRALTSLLLRFEPNLDVEQAEGNFGWNHLEPYVHFLLSVFFVIFSFPIASKDCIPCSELAVVSVFFTVTSYMSLSTSAEPYTRRALLTEVAAGLLSLLPTVPVDWRYLKLLGQTFFTVPVGHFVVLNVSIPCLLYVYLLYLFFRMAQLRNFKGAYCYLVPYLVCFMWCELSVVILLESTGLGLVRASIGYFLFLFALPILVAGLALMAAVRLAHWFLSLELTKVVVTMVVCSIPLLVRWWTRANFSAVEMVKSLTRSSIVKLILVWITAIVLFCWFYVYRSEGMKVYNSTLTWQQYGFLCGPRAWKETNMARTQILCSHLEGHRVTWTGRFKYVRVTEIDNSAESAINMLPLFIGDWVRCLYGEAYPSCSSGNVSTAEEELCRLKLLAKHPCHIKKFDRHKFEITVGMPYSGANGTRGPEEDDITKDIVLRASSEFKDVLLHLRQGSVIEFSTVLEGRLGSKWPVFELKAISCLNCMAQLSPARRQVKVERDWRSTVHGAVKFAFDFFFFPFLSVA; this is encoded by the exons ATGGCCTCTGGTGCCTGTCCTCCGAGCCCCTCTGGCCCACGGTCTCCACCGCTGCCACGACAGCCCCAGGCCCGCTCACGGCTCAATGCCACCACCTCGGTGGAGCAGGAGAAGAGTGGGACGCCCCGAGCTCCCGGACCCCAGGTTGGACCTGGACGAGATGTGAGAGACACGGCTGCCTCGGCCGTGCCCCAGGCCTCGCATGCCAGGAGCCAAGAAAGGGTGGATGGAACAG GGCCTGCGAAGGGAGATGTGGACACCCCCTTTGAAGAGGTCCTGGAGAAGGCCAAGGCTGGGGACCCCAAGGCACAGACGGAG GTGGGGAAACGCTACCTGCAGCTTGCCAGCGACGGGGATGAAGAGGTCAACAACTGCACTGCCGTTGACTGGCTGACCCTCGCCGCCAAGCAGGGGCGGCGCGAGGCCGTCAAGCTTCTCCGCCGGTGCCTGGCGGACAGAAAAG GCATCACCTCCGAGAACGAGCAGGAGGTGAGGCACCTTTCCTCCGAGACCGACCTGGAGCGGGCCGTGCGCAAGGCGGCCCTCGTCATGTACTGGAAGCTCAACCCCAAGAAGAAGAAGCAGGTGGCCGTGTCGGAGCTGCTGGAGAACGTGGGCCAGGTCAACGAGCACG ACGGAGGGGTGCAGCCTGGCCCCGTCCCCAAGTCgctgcagaagcagaggcggGTGCTAGAGCGCTTGGTCAGCAGCGAAT CCAAGAGCTACATAGCGCTGGATGACTTCGTGGAGATCACCAAGAAGTACGCCAAGGGCGTCATCCCCGCCGACCTGTTCCTGCAGGACGACGACGATGACGAGCTGGCAGGCAAGAGCCCTGAGGACCTGCCCCTGCGCCTGAAG GTGGTCAGATACCCGCTGCACGTCATCATGGAGCTGAAAGAGTACCTGATTGATGTGGCGTCGCGGGCGGGCCTGCACTGGCTGTCCACCCTCGTGCCTACCCACCACATCAACGCCCTGGTCTTCTTCTTCATCGTCAGCAACCTCACCATCGACTTCTTCGCCTTCTTTGTGCCCCTGGTCGTCTTCTACCTGTCCTTCATCTCCATGGTCATCTGCACCCTCAAGGTTTTCCAGGACAGCAAGGCCTGGGAGAGCTTCCGTGCCCTCACCAGCCTGCTCCTGCGATTCGAGCCCAACCTGGACGTGGAGCAGGCCGAGGGGAACTTCGGCTGGAACCACCTGGAGCCCTACGTCCACTTCCTGCTGTCTGTCTTCTTCGTCATCTTCTCCTTCCCCATCGCCAGCAAGGACTGCATCCCCTGCTCGGAGCTGGCCGTCGTGTCCGTCTTCTTCACGGTCACTAGCTACATGAGCCTGAGCACCTCGGCCGAGCCCTACACCAGGAGGGCCCTGTTGACTGAGGTGGCGGCCGGCCTGCTCTCCCTTCTGCCCACCGTGCCCGTCGACTGGCGCTACCTGAAGCTCCTGGGCCAGACCTTCTTCACGGTGCCCGTTGGCCACTTCGTCGTCCTGAACGTCAGCATCCCCTGCCTGCTCTATGTGTACCTGCTGTACCTCTTCTTCCGCATGGCCCAGCTGAGAAACTTCAAGGGCGCCTACTGCTACCTGGTCCCCTACCTGGTCTGCTTCATGTGGTGCGAGCTCTCCGTGGTCATCCTGCTCGAGTCCACCGGCCTGGGGCTGGTGCGTGCGTCCATCGGctacttcctcttcctcttcgcTCTCCCCATCCTGGTGGCCGGCCTGGCGCTGATGGCTGCGGTGCGGTTGGCCCACTGGTTCTTGTCCCTGGAGCTCACCAAGGTTGTGGTCACCATGGTGGTCTGCAGCATCCCCCTGCTGGTCCGTTGGTGGACCAGGGCCAACTTCTCCGCGGTGGAGATGGTCAAGTCCCTGACACGGAGCTCCATCGTCAAGCTGATCCTGGTGTGGATCACGGCCATCGTGCTCTTCTGCTGGTTCTACGTGTACCGCTCGGAGGGCATGAAGGTCTACAACTCCACGCTGACCTGGCAGCAGTACGGCTTCCTGTGCGGGCCGAGGGCCTGGAAGGAGACCAACATGGCCCGCACCCAGATCCTCTGCAGCCACCTGGAGGGCCACAGGGTCACGTGGACCGGCCGCTTCAAGTATGTCCGCGTGACGGAGATCGACAACAGCGCCGAGTCGGCCATCAACATGCTCCCGCTCTTCATCGGCGACTGGGTGCGCTGCCTCTACGGTGAGGCCTACCCGTCCTGCAGCTCGGGCAACGTCTCCACGGCCGAGGAGGAGCTCTGCCGCCTCAAGCTGCTGGCCAAGCACCCCTGCCACATCAAGAAGTTCGACCGGCACAAGTTCGAGATCACTGTGGGCATGCCCTACAGTGGCGCCAACGGCACCCGCGGCCCCGAGGAGGACGACATCACCAAGGACATCGTGCTGCGGGCCAGCAGCGAGTTCAAGGACGTGCTGCTCCACCTGCGCCAGGGCAGCGTCATCGAGTTCAGCACCGTCCTCGAGGGCCGCCTGGGCAGCAAGTGGCCCGTCTTCGAGCTCAAGGCCATCAGCTGCCTCAACTGCATGGCGCAGCTCTCACCAGCCAGGCGGCAGGTGAAGGTCGAGCGGGACTGGCGCAGCACCGTGCACGGCGCCGTGAAGTTCGCCTTCgacttcttcttcttccccttcctgtcGGTGGCCTGA